A window of Planifilum fimeticola contains these coding sequences:
- the hpf gene encoding ribosome hibernation-promoting factor, HPF/YfiA family, translating into MKFNIRGNNLEVTPALREYAEKKLSRLERYFDTPLESDVNVSLAIQRDEHKVEVTIPLPGALVRAEEASGDMYASLDLVVEKLERQIRKYKTKVNRKFRQEGSLRSQWKDTGVKNGAPRELEEDAPEVVRIKRFSLKPMDVEEAILQMDMLGHNFFVFSNADTNRVNVVYRRRDGRYGLIEPE; encoded by the coding sequence GTGAAATTTAACATCCGCGGAAACAATCTTGAGGTGACCCCTGCGCTCCGGGAATATGCCGAAAAAAAACTGAGCCGTTTGGAACGGTACTTTGACACGCCCTTGGAGTCGGATGTCAATGTGTCGCTTGCGATTCAGCGGGACGAGCACAAAGTCGAAGTGACCATTCCACTTCCGGGAGCCCTGGTTCGGGCCGAGGAAGCAAGCGGTGATATGTACGCCTCGCTGGATTTGGTCGTGGAGAAACTGGAGCGTCAGATTCGCAAATACAAGACGAAGGTCAACCGCAAGTTCCGCCAGGAAGGAAGTCTCCGTTCGCAGTGGAAGGATACAGGCGTCAAAAACGGGGCGCCGAGGGAATTGGAGGAGGATGCCCCGGAAGTGGTGAGGATCAAGCGGTTCAGCTTGAAACCGATGGACGTCGAGGAAGCGATCCTGCAGATGGACATGTTGGGACATAATTTTTTCGTCTTCTCCAATGCCGACACCAATCGGGTCAACGTGGTGTATCGTCGTCGGGACGGACGGTACGGGTTGATTGAGCCCGAATGA